A genomic window from Lotus japonicus ecotype B-129 chromosome 1, LjGifu_v1.2 includes:
- the LOC130738332 gene encoding acetyltransferase At1g77540 — MAKTSEGKEAEVIVPKIVWNEQQKRFETEDKEAYLEYVLRENGKVMDLIHTFVPSSKRGQGMASHLSVAAFRHAASHSLSIIPTCSYISETFVPRNPSWNSVLYTEGGKSNM, encoded by the exons ATGGCAAAAACAAGCGAAGGGAAAGAAGCAGAGGTTATTGTTCCAAAGATCGTGTGGAACGAACAACAAAAGCGTTTCGAGACAGAGGACAAAGAAGCGTACTTGGAGTATGTCCTCAGAGAGAATGGGAAGGTCATGGATTTGATCCACACCTTCGTTCCTTCTTCCAAGCGAGGTCAAGGCATGGCTTCCCATCTCTCCGTCGCTGCGTTTCGTCACGCCGCATCGCATTCCTTATCGATCATCCCCACCTGTTCCTACATCTCT GAAACATTTGTTCCTCGGAACCCATCTTGGAATTCTGTCTTGTACACAGAGGGTGGCAAATCTAATATGTAA